A region from the Aegilops tauschii subsp. strangulata cultivar AL8/78 chromosome 5, Aet v6.0, whole genome shotgun sequence genome encodes:
- the LOC109735595 gene encoding protein LURP-one-related 8, with protein MSRIHPNAEASRRLLRDGAGAGAAEAAPACYTVWMRSSMGFQGTDGFSVYDAGGELAFRVDNYSRRRKIFAGELTLMDGHGAPLLSLRPQIISMHDQWNCYKAPEEGQAKRARSQQLFSVRKCSVLQNNREAEVYMSSACTTTTTTTTTDASASDHGTTGHQSPGFWIEGCFRRRNCKIRRAHDGKEVARIARKKARTPATPDTAPLTLGEDVFSLVVQRDADCTMIMALVVVLDRICWRPYTPLICSS; from the exons ATGAGCCGCATACACCCCAACGCGGAGGCCTCCAGGCGTCTCCTGCGggacggcgccggcgccggcgccgccgaGGCGGCGCCGGCGTGCTACACGGTCTGGATGAGGTCCAGCATGGGCTTCCAGGGCACCGACGGCTTCTCCGTCTacgacgccggcggcgagctggcCTTCCGCGTCGACAACTACTCCCGCCGCCGGAAGATCTTCGCCGGCGAGCTCACGCTCATGGACGGCCACGGCGCGCCGCTCCTCTCCCTCAGGCCGCAG ATCATCAGCATGCACGACCAATGGAACTGCTACAAAGCACCAGAAGAAGGCCAAGCAAAGAGGGCAAGATCACAGCAGCTCTTCTCGGTGAGGAAATGCTCGGTCCTGCAGAACAACCGTGAAGCAGAAGTTTACATGTCTTCAGcctgcaccaccaccaccaccaccaccaccaccgacGCATCAGCATCAGACCATGGCACCACTGGCCACCAGTCCCCCGGCTTCTGGATCGAGGGCTGCTTCCGGAGGAGAAACTGCAAGATCCGCAGGGCTCacgacggcaaagaggtggcgaGGATCGCGAGGAAGAAGGCGAGGACACCTGCGACGCCTGACACGGCGCCTCTGACACTCGGCGAGGACGTCTTCAGCCTCGTGGTGCAACGGGACGCCGATTGCACGATGATCATGGCCCTCGTCGTCGTTCTGGACCGGATCTGCTGGAGGCCGTATACGCCGTTGATATGTTCTTCGTAG
- the LOC109735596 gene encoding protein LURP-one-related 8 produces the protein MCLLLSGSTSGSASMSRIHPSDRGDGARRAARTAAERQRQQPAVYTVWKRSSMGFQGTDGFSVYDAAGRLAFRVDNYARRPKAFAGELLLMDGRGAPLLSLRPQIFSLHDRWNCYRVAPGEEGCPDTDRSSSAQQLFSMRKCAALQSTDDAEVHMSSASTATTSGRGCRASPSPPPGYRVEGCFSRRSCKITRSDGQEAARILRKKAGGPTAAAASSRPVALGDDVFSLVVRPGVDAATVMAIVVVMDRICRRPYAPMACSSQ, from the exons ATGTGCCTGCTGCTCTCCGGCAGCACCAGCGGATCAGCCAGCATGAGCAGGATCCACCCCTCCGACCGCGGCGACGGCGCCCGCCGCGCGGCGCGGACGGCGGCGGAGCGGCAGCGGCAGCAGCCGGCGGTGTACACGGTGTGGAAGAGGTCCAGCATGGGGTTCCAGGGCACCGACGGCTTCTCCGTCTACGACGCCGCCGGGAGGCTCGCCTTCCGCGTCGACAACTACGCCCGCCGCCCCAAGGCCTTCGCCGGCGAGCTGCTGCTCATGGACGGCCgcggcgcccctctcctctccctcagGCCACAG ATCTTTAGCCTGCACGACCGATGGAACTGCTACAGAGTTGCACCGGGAGAAGAGGGCTGCCCGGACACGGACAGGAGCTCCTCCGCGCAGCAGCTCTTCTCCATGCGGAAGTGCGCCGCTCTGCAGAGCACGGACGACGCAGAGGTCCACATGTCGTCGGCCTCGACGGCGACGACGTCAGGGCGCGGCTGCCGGGCTTCGCCTTCCCCTCCTCCCGGCTACCGCGTCGAGGGCTGCTTCTCCAGGAGGAGCTGCAAGATCACAAGGAGCGACGGCCAGGAGGCGGCACGGATACTGAGGAAGAAAGCCGGTGGACCTACGGCGGCAGCGGCGTCGTCAAGGCCCGTCGCCCTCGGCGACGACGTGTTCAGCCTGGTCGTTCGGCCGGGCGTCGATGCCGCCACGGTCATGGCTATTGTCGTTGTCATGGACCGGATCTGCCGGAGGCCCTACGCACCAATGGCGTGCTCTTCACAGTAA
- the LOC109735590 gene encoding bifunctional bis(5'-adenosyl)-triphosphatase/adenylylsulfatase FHIT, with protein sequence MLLGLCSALRSRALLLPLTPPPRTGTATLRRRTWPRATSSLSSPPPPVMEASAYKFGPYRIDAREVFHATPLSYAMVNLRPLLPGHVLVCPKREVKRFTDLSTDETSDLWVTAKEVGVRLEQYHKASSLTFAIQDGPQAGQTVPHVHIHVIPRKKGDFENNDEIYDAIDVKEKELKEKLDLDVERKDRTMEEMSHEANEYRALFS encoded by the exons ATGCTGCTTGGGCTGTGCTCCGCCCTGCGCTCGCGTGCCCTCCTCCTCCCTCTGACCCCGCCGCCTCGTACGGGCACGGCCACCCTTCGCCGCCGGACTTGGCCGCGGGCCACCTCCTCCTTgtcatctccgccgccgccggtgatGGAGGCGTCGGCGTACAAGTTCGGGCCCTACAGGATCGACGCGAGGGAGGTCTTCCATGCCACGCCCCTCTCCTACGCCATGGTCAACCTACGCCCCCTCCTCCCTGGT CATGTCCTTGTGTGCCCCAAGCGTGAAGTGAAACGCTTTACTGATCTAAGCACTGATGAGACAAGCGATTTATGGGTGACTGCAAAGGAAGTTGGTGTACGGCTTGAGCAGTACCACAAAGCTTCTTCGCTTACATTTGCAATTCAG GATGGTCCTCAAGCTGGCCAAACAGTTCCGCATGTCCACATCCATGTGATCCCCAGGAAGAAGGGAGATTTTGAAAATAATGATGAAATATATGACGCG ATTGATGTGAAAGAAAAGGAATTGAAGGAAAAACTTGATCTGGATGTTGAAAGAAAAGATAGAACCATGGAAGAAATGAGTCATGAGGCTAACGAGTACCGTGCTCTTTTCTCCTAG
- the LOC120964715 gene encoding uncharacterized protein: MEGPAAAAPPPAPPAPPVPPASPAPAPAPAPAHPTVADVVAATHVGAKRRRAGLAPPPAASPAPAPATVTAPTPALAASPAPAPATKKSRPKAASHGPRGAASKVVGSSPAVTKPRKKPAAPPAAVAEPPPAAHEVFEEMATPSSFMDLLQNAEVDLGAPPLDPFRVGDDLEEKEEDEEDEGDDEEEVAEIGEEAFTAASRPHARSTNYTEPEDVLLVRAWAAVGMDATTGTDQTGKRYWQRIEDVYCRMKPKNSGFIHRTFRSLQGRWELIKPACARWSAAMDQVRDAPPSGTVESDYETIAGMRYKEMAASKGKPFPFKHVWSILQTFDKWKLRDQETAPKKSAMLRMDDSEDEEERNLGKPEGTKKGKLRVKMEEEASSLREKMDHMMKAREELTTKTLETKLLITEKKKEVKLAQVEAKREEAKRKAELEERMIKLKEAKVWKELMVEEKEHIMMSKKDMDQDQLQWWKDTKEDIAERKRMFHVASSTFRGDTPMSSCGDGGVYDSTGADGDA; this comes from the exons ATGGagggccccgccgccgcggcgcccccgcccgccccgcccgccccgcccGTCCCGCCCGCCTCGCCCGCCCCGGcgcccgcccccgcccccgcccacCCGACCGTGGCCGACGTGGTGGCGGCGACCCACGTCGGGGCcaagcggcggcgggcgggcctCGCACCTCCTCCTGCCGCCTCCCCGGCTCCCGCCCCGGCCACCGTCACCGCCCCgacgcccgccctcgccgcctccccGGCGCCCGCCCCGGCCACCAAGAAGAGCCGGCCGAAGGCGGCCTCTCATGGGCCGCGAGGGGCGGCCTCCAAGGTCGTCGGCTCGTCCCCGGCCGTGACCAAGCCGCGGAAGAAGCCCGCGGccccgcccgccgccgtcgccgaacCTCCTCCCGCCGCGCACGAGGTGTTCGAGGAAATGGCAACCCCATCCTCGTTCATGGACCTCCTCCAAAACGCGGAGGTGGACCTCGGAGCTCCGCCCCTAGACCCCTTTAGGGTTGGTGACGACTTGGAGGAAAAGGAGGAAGATGAGGAGGATGAAggggatgacgaggaggaggtggccgaGATAGGGGAGGAGGCATTCACCGCCGCTTCCCGCCCACACGCGCGGTCGACAAACTACACAGAGCCGGAAGATGTCCTCTTGGTTCGTGCTTGGGCAGCTGTGGGAATGGATGCAACCACCGGCACCGATCAAACCGGTAAACGGTATTGGCAAAGGATCGAGGACGTCTATTGTAGGATGAAGCCGAAGAATAGTGGGTTCATCCATCGCACTTTCCGGTCGCTTCAAGGCCGGTGGGAGTTGATCAAGCCCGCTTGTGCTCGTTGGAGTGCGGCCATGGACCAAGTGAGGGATGCACCACCTAGTGGAACCGTGGAGAGCGACTAT GAGACAATTGCCGGCATGAGGTACAAGGAGATGGCCGCTTCCAAGGGCAAGCCATTCCCATTTAAGCATGTTTGGTCAATTCTTCAAACCTTTGACAAGTGGAAGTTGAGGGATCAAGAGACCGCACCCAAGAAGTCGGCAATGCTAAGGATGGATGATAgtgaagatgaggaggagaggaACTTGGGCAAGCCCGAGGGAACCAAGAAGGGCAAGCTAAGGGTGAAGATGGAAGAAGAGGCGTCAAGCCTAAGGGAGAAGATGGACCACATGATGAAGGCAAGAGAGGAATTGACAACGAAGACATTGGAGACGAAGCTTCTTATCACCGAGAAGAAGAAAGAGGTCAAGCTTGCACAAGTTGAAGCAAAGCGTGAAGAAGCAAAGCGCAAGGCCGAGTTGGAGGAGAGGATGATCAAGCTCAAAGAGGCAAAGGTATGGAAAGAACTCATGGTGGAAGAGAAAGAGCACATTATGATGTCCAAGAAGGACATGGATCAAGACCAATTGCAATGGTGGAAGGACACCAAGGAGGACATCGCAGAGAGGAAGAGGATGTTCCATGTTGCGTCCTCTACTTTCCGAGGTGACACTCCGATGAGTAGTTGTGGTGATGGCGGTGTGTACGACTCCACCGGTGCCGATGGAGATGCTTGA